A window of Gossypium raimondii isolate GPD5lz chromosome 7, ASM2569854v1, whole genome shotgun sequence genomic DNA:
ACAGTGATGAAAGCCAAGGCTGCTGTTGATAGTGTACCTCAGTGCCGTAACAAGGTTTCATGTGCTGACATCTTAGCCCTGGCTACTAGGGATGTCATAGCTTTGgtatttttcaataaaacctGGTATTTGATCCATCGTTGTCCACTTAAATACTCTCTGCCTGCTATAAATAATCAATTCTTTTCTGTTTTGAAGACTGGAGGGCCATCTTATGCAGTAGAATTGGGACGACTTGATGGTAGGATCTCAACAAGAGCCAGCGTGCGTCATCATCTCCCTCATCCAGATTTCAAGTTAGGCAAGCTCAAGGCCATGTTTGCCTCTCATGGTCTCACTCTTACAGATCTGGTTGCACTATCAGGTACTAAAATTGTTCAACCTTTTTCATCATATCAATTagctatataaataaatataaacttgTGTTGTGTGTAGGAGCACATACAATTGGGTTCTCACACTGCAGCCGGTTCTCCAAACGAATTTACGAGTTTAAAAGCAAGAGCAGAATTGATCCTACACTTAATCTGCCATATGCAAGACAGCTTCAGCAGATGTGCCCGGAAAATGTTGACCCGAGAATGGCCATTGAGATGGACCCAAGCACGCCCCGAATATTCGATAACATGTACTACATTAACCTTCAACAAGGGAAGGGACTTTTCACCTCTGATCAGTCTTTGTTCACTAATGCAAGGTCTAGAAATATTGTTAACCTATTTGCATCCAACAATACTGCATTTGAAGAGGCTTTTGTAGCTGCCATAACCAAGCTTGGGAGAATAGGGGTCAAGACAGGAAAACAAGGTGAAATCAGGAATGATTGCTTTGTTCTAAACAAGATTTCATAATTGATTTGGCATCATCTTTCATTGGTGTTAAGAAACAAACGTTGTAACTTGCAAGGgaacaaaaagttacaaaactaTGAAGTCGGgactcattttcctttttttcttgtaaaagcTGCTATCTCTAGCTAAAGGAAATATCAGCAACGTAATCATTTCAACTGTTGCTGCATTGCAAAAATGCAAGATGTTAGGGTCAGGCTTCAACCATAGGCTTAGGAAGAGATTGCTCCTTCCGAGACCTGCTCGACTGTCGTGCAGAGTTGAAAAGGATGTCTTTGATAACCTAAAAGTTCAAAAGTAATGGTTAAATCTGAAGTAAGAGAAGAGGGTAGACTTAAAAATGGCAACCaagttttcaaaatagagaAATCCTAAGAATCCAATCAAAATAGCTAGTCACCTGTGACATTAAACCATGAACTTGCTCCATAGTTATTTTTGCACTATCTCTGGTAATCTTAGCAAGCTGTGGCTCTTCCTGCAACTCATAAGTAGGTATCCACATCGCATTTAGttaaaaagaagataaaagcTACCCTCCAAATAGCTCGAGCCAACTATACAAATAACAGAAACTATATTGACCTTCTTCCGAGGGGGTCCTAGTGGGGCAATGTGAGAGTGAGCCAACTGATTCTCTGCTTGCTCCAGCTATTCAGCTGAAAAATGAAACAGTGGGAtccaaaatgaagaaaaaaaacttggACTGGATTTCATGTGCAAACAAGAAAAACTGTACTATGCATACAACAAAAGAACAATTACCTAAATCTGAAATTTACCCAGCAACATAATACCCAGAAGAGGCAAAGAAGAAAGCGTATTTACCCAGTACTTATTCCATAACAAATTCAAGAGGTGGCAATCAAGAGAGGACATAAAATAAGTGATATCCAATGCATAATACTGCAACAAAACATACAAGTGTTAATAAACAGAGAAACAACAGGcatcaaagataaaaaaaacagaAGTCGATGGGATTACATAATAACCTGTTTACAATGCACACCAAAGTCTATTAGTGTCTCAAGCGcaacaaagattttttttattaataagacTAAGTTCTAGGgagatttgataaattattaggGAGATTTGTTAGAAGGTAAGAGTTGAGGTTGTTACTTGATACATGTATATAAGggttgcttcttttttttattgagaTACACTTGTGAgatattgagaaaaatgaaatctAGATCAAGTAACCTGTCTATCTTAACCTCACCTGTGATTATTGGGAAGCTGTTGAGGAAGGTTATGAGGTGAATACACTTCCGAACAATCTAACCTGGGATTTAAATTGCGGTCGCGGTCGCGTTTTCTGCCGCATTGCGTTTATCGCGGTTGCGGACATAACGGATGCTATTGCGGTCATTGCGGGTATCGCGGtcgtgaattttaaaaaaaattcacacaacttattgtaaaatataatagcGGTTTCGGCAGTAGTGGTTTCGGACGGTGCCGCTACCGCTATATAACGGCCGCTATTTCGGTAACGGACCGCTATTTAAATCCCTGAATCTAACTATGAACCAAATCAAACTACACAAGGGGAGAACCACCAAGAAGACTAAGGCAAAGACTTGTCTTTATGCTTCGGTTTCACTATCTATATTCAATAGAATTGTGGGTTTTGGATTAGTACAGAAGATATGAGACTACCTCAAGACTTATTAACAAGGAGGTGACAGGATCAAGAGCATGAAGGTGTTGAACTTAATTAGAGAATTCAAGAGGCTACAAATAAAGAAGTCTGAGTCAATGAAAGAATACTCAGACAAGCTGATAGATATTGCCAACAAGATTAGAGTTCTTGGTATTAATCTCTTTTATTCTAGACTAGTGTAGAAAATACTAGGGGTGAGTAAAACTTGATTCgacttgaaaaaattgaaaaaaatctagaattttgagttaaataaatcaagttattcgagtcaactcgaaatttttttgaatttcaagttcgaattgagtttagttttcgaatttgaataactcgaataattcgaataaaccaaatatcaaactataataatttacattattacCCCAAACTCCTAAACCTCTTCATTTTCCTCCTAAattttttactccctcccactttccCCTCATAACTTTTGCTCCCTTCCATCCCACCCCCCTTCTACCCCAAACCCATTTCTCCCCTccccatttttttttgaatatttcccttctaaaattttacttctcCCATTTATTCCCCCCTCCCCCCCAAATTTTACTCCCTCACTATTTTCCCCCTTTATCcacctaaaaaattaaaatcatccaaataaaaatcctaaacctaaataatgattttatttatatctactatctatattattaaattaaatttcacattttgtactatttatattattaaattgttttatcatattgaatctttataaatttttgctaaaattgaaatattgataattccataaaagattaataaataaattataagggatgaaagttaataacaaatttcaaatatattcgatttgattcgattcgattcgaattccatctcactcgacttaattcgagaaaatttcaaattgagttaggatggtaaaatatgattcatcaactcgattagctcaaatttttttcatttgatttgatcgaacgctcacccctagAAAATACTAGTCTTTGTGCCTGAGAAGTATGAAGCAACAAATTGTCTTTTTGTAGAGCATCAAGGACTTGACTCAATTGAGATTAGTGGAGTTGATTAGCGCTTTACAAGCACAAGAGCAGAGGAGGCTAATAAGGCAGGAAGGAAACATAAAAAGAGCATTGAAGGTTAAGATGCAGTAGGGAGAAGTAGGAGAGGATCAGAAGTGGCATG
This region includes:
- the LOC105800866 gene encoding peroxidase 45 codes for the protein MSSQTPSLFCLLLFLLLTLSPSHAQLGVGYYHNSCPDVESIVKSAVKQKLEQTFVTAPATLRLFFHDCFVRGCDASVMLASSWNKSAEKDNPDNLSLAGDGFDTVMKAKAAVDSVPQCRNKVSCADILALATRDVIALTGGPSYAVELGRLDGRISTRASVRHHLPHPDFKLGKLKAMFASHGLTLTDLVALSGAHTIGFSHCSRFSKRIYEFKSKSRIDPTLNLPYARQLQQMCPENVDPRMAIEMDPSTPRIFDNMYYINLQQGKGLFTSDQSLFTNARSRNIVNLFASNNTAFEEAFVAAITKLGRIGVKTGKQGEIRNDCFVLNKIS